The genomic region TGGGTTTAGAGATGTTGGATGCTTCAACAACTTGAAATTTTGTGAACTTATTCTGCTGTGGTTCAAATTTGTGGATGTGGGAACCATCAAAAAGCTGAGAGACAATAACAAAGGCCTGGTCGTCAATCACAACCGATCTGCACCCAACAATGGACCGCCCTGTAGCCACCAGAATACAGAAGGAAAGTTAGTATTGTTATTTATAAAAGGTTCACTCATTCATTACAGTTACACAATTTTAGTGTGAAAGCTTTTACAAAGTATATAGCATAGTCCAAAACAAACCTGTAATAGTGTCAAAAGGCCTGAAATTTATTTCAATGTGATCCCACTCCATAATGACACAGCTGTCTGAGTTTGGCACAGCCATTGCCACATATATGTCTTCTTTATAGGAGAAGATGTCAGCTGACATGGATGGTGTTGCCAGGGTCTGATGAAGGACAAAGTCTGATATGCATAATGGAGACGAacagaaaaaaatgacaaaacattccaaaaTACAACTTCAGCCAAGTCCTAATTTTTGTTTTGAATACCGTTATGTCaaattgaactgaactgaaaaatcaactgaaatgaaaataaataaataaataaataatctctTAAATACCCATCACAGAATATTAATCGCAGTGTGACTATATAATCTGCTGACATTCTGATTACCAGTGGAAAGACACTCCTTCTGCTGGTCAGGTACATCTTTGAGACGCATGCCTTTCCTATCTCCTGGCCCCGCACAATAGACATCAGACACTGTGGCATTGGATTGCTTCAACCAGTCTATCAGCCACTTGGCCTGACAGTCACACTCAAACACGTTACCACGCAGATCCCTGCCAAAACAATCGGTGCAGAAAGCATGAGGCTGTTAATAATTGTGAATTGAGAAATAACTCCAGTTGTGTTTAGCAAAACCAGTTGTGTTTATGACAAAATCATCAATAAACAAAATACTCACAACTCTATGAGAGAGTCCAGACCAAAGAATAGGTTCTTTGGGAGTGATTTCATGTTGTTGCTGGCAAGTGACCTATTAGAGCCACCAATAAAAGCAGAATGAAAAGAGAGATTAACAGTGGATGTTGACATCTGTGTGCACTGATGTGtttctgagtgtgagtgtgtacgtgtgtgtgtgtgtattagtaaaAGTAATAACTCACAGGTGGGTAACATCACGAAGACCCCTTAGGGCATTTTTGGTAATTGTCTCGATTTGGTTGCCTTCAATAAATCTGGAAAAAATATGAACTATATGAAAtattatgtgtatattttgCTTTGTTCTCTCTGTGTTCCATTTGGTAGCATgtgtggaagaaaaaaaaagactcacAAATACTCCAGATGTGGAAGCCCAGAAAAAGCATCATCTTTAATGGCTGAGAGTGAATTAGAATTGAGTAGCCTTATTGGGACAGATAAATGTATAATGTGTTAACAGGttgtatatatttatgtgtcATGATTTGGAAGCTTACACTGACACGCACAAATATCTTCATGCCATACACAAAATTCAATACATTGAATTATGTATATTAGAATGGTAAAAAATGTAACACAGAGTCTAATGCATGAATGAAGGGAAAACTGCATGGCAGTCTCTTACAGTAACTGCAGTGATGGCATGAGGGCAAACATTGCCTCCTTGATTTCTGAAAAGCTTCCATTTACAATACTCCTGTAAAAGGCAGAaataataatagcctaataataattataataattccATTATCTTTACTAATTCAAGTAAGCTAAGATAGCCTATATAAAAATGAAGGCATATAGGCTATGTACACATATTAGGGTACCATAAAAATAGGCTCACAAAGGTTAGGCTACATGAAAggtcataataataacagtagGAAATTGATAACTTAAACGTTTAGTAGCCTAGTTCATTCAGGACAATATCAGCATGTACTTACAGCGAATTAATGTCATTAGGAATCGTACGCGGAATGATAGACGACCCGACGCAAATGATGGAGTCTTTGGAGCAGGTGCATCCGGAAGGACATTTGAAAACCCTTTTAAAAAGTGACGGCTGAGATAAACTGAGCAACGTAAAAGTTATCCACAGGGATTTACGGATAATGATGCCTGGTAACATTTCAATGTCGTAATGCGCTTCTTTTACACCTCTCTACACGAGGAACAGACCGAGGTTGCTTTGTCCCGTTGCGCACAGTGGAATGTTGCTGCACCTATACGGGATGTCTGACCTAAGCAGCTTCGGCTGCAGTTATTTGCGATTACCTCATTAGTGATGGTGCATGGGTGGGAGGGTGGCCTTAGCATCACTGAATTCATGTTATTAGGAGTGATGAAAGAAAGTCTAATAGGCTACCAACGACAACGTCAACAAGAAGTGGGATACTGCGACGGCTTTGTAATTCGTCAACAAATATTGAATTGAGAAATTAGGCTAGCATAAGTGACAAATAATGgtttagttttatttagtagGATTGACTACTGACCCGGTTGCTCTAAGAAACTACGTTTGCCGGATTTTTCTCATGCCCTTGAAAATGCCTATTAGGCTGGACTTAATGTAGCCTGCGGTTGACTGCAACACTGTCAGTAGTTTCTAGAAGTTACCACTTCCCAACGCATGGGAAATCTGGATAATGCTGCATCACATGCTACATTCAGGCTAAACTACAGACATGAGCTCAGCAGCCTTATGTCCTCATTAAGGTCCACATAGCTTACAATGCATCCATCCACACCCAACGatagactaggctacttgtttaaaatatacttttaatACACTTTATCTTAATATTAACTATTTGTGCTGTAAATGTGTGAAAGCATAGGCACCCATCCCCTTTAATTTTAAGCTACTCAAAAAATGTAGTTCCCTGATACCACTTCACTACCAACTTTCACCAGAAGATGACGCAGTAGCCTATCCACAGCTAGTAAATCACAGATCACTGAATATAGCCcattttgtgtaggctacattcacaCTAAAGAATACGGGAGGGACGGAcggacaggcagacagacagaccgataGACCTAGATTTTACTATTTCTCTGAAATAACTAAAAGTGGCGCAGTAAATAAAAAGTAGGCTAACTGCGCCACAGCATTCAATCACCAAATCAAACTTTGGTTTTGAGTAACACAAATGAAAATCCCACGGACAAAAATTATGGTAACCTCAATGGTTGGCTTATTAACCTTGTGTTGTGTAGCACACTTTATAAAGGCAATAATTACCAACAAGCAATTTCTGTAGCTAAGTAGCTCTGAGACTTCTGCATCAACATGACCCACTCTCTcaccccagatagcaaacatacactgggacggaactgggccacacctaccacaacgttaCCACCACACCTACCAttatctgcataatggacctgatccggcgtccaaacgcacatcggtccaaaactggtctggatccgtttgacggatctggttccaataagggctaagactggcccagtatGATAGTCTATGCAGATCtgcttatcatatgcaatacgggtccgcttattgtgtgtggtacggacccgtttatcagatatCAGCTGGCTTTGTTTGAcgtgtgaaatgtgattggtaattaattatcctgaaaaatctgtttgctacacatttgctaacaggttcgttataggttcacccaggctaaagttcgtaacgttttcccaacagctcaactaataaacataggctacaaacacgctaggggggtaaaaaaaactttacaaataagtgtaaaaataaaataaatatttttttttattcaacaacctggctgtagaagtgcaatcccagacaaagtttaaatcgtgttaattccactgttcccatcgatattcaggctgtcttcctcagtcatggtcaatctgaaacaacacaaaataaacaatatagctgcaagcagcaatgagggggccaagcagtgagatcagcaggccagatttgccatgtaagtcaatgctgttgcatcagacatatagccttaagcagtcacagcaagttccatcccatacaacccaagattggctgagttacaaggtcaagtttcacatcaaaacataactgattttgtggggctgaaccagggctgagtgtcgccgccccctccccctaCCCTCTACCAgatggttctatgggctgccatcgacttccattgcaaaataatgcgcatcagcaactactggccaaaatgcatttttgtcaattacggtgccccctagaggtcaaatgtcaccaaatttattgagcgtcctcccgatggggtctgaggtacatgtactaaATTTGGTTGTGATacatgaaagcattgctgagatatgaaatcacttcctgtttggcggcttcgccgcaaatttcgattggctggtacaggtcaatgcttctgtcaattgttccagaaaattaaacactgataaggcatggtctgaagatggtctgagccaattttggtgaaaatcagatgaaatttgtgaccagtgaaaactttttagttttttgattaaattcaatatggcggccgaatcaattatgttgacatcacaagttggcctggatcagcctaaggacatccaaaagtactaccagacaccactagtatgttttaattccaaacacatcaacagctataggccaaaatgcattttcgctaattacagcgccccctagaggtcaaaggtcaccagattttttgAGTACTCTACAGATGGGGAtataagtccatgtactaagattggttatgacagatgaaagggttgctgagatatgagctcacttcctgtttggcggcttcgccgcatatttcgattggttgttacgggcgaacggttttagttccgaagacaaaaatcaataacttttgtgcggattggtctgaagatcatatgtattaagtttcgttaaaatcggacaaactatgtgaggcgtgaaactttagtttcactttcgataaaatccaatatggcggaaaatccaccatggcggaaattgacgtcatagggtgcgttgaactcggcttggtccaaggattccaacgatacctcatttttgacaatcgggcaaacgggtcaaaagttacttgcgtgaacgcacgtccaactttggcctgttggtggcgctagagggtttGAGGTGCCGACAGGAAACTTAGTGAATTTAAtcattggactgtccccaataagtgtgccaaatttcagaaCTTTTGACCAgtcggttctatgggctgccatagactcccatggcggaggaaagatgttaaataataaatatagctgcaagcagcaatgagggggccaagcagtgagtTCAGCAGGCaagatttgccatgtaagtcaatgccgttgcatcagacatatagcgttaagcagtcacagcaagttccatgcca from Alosa alosa isolate M-15738 ecotype Scorff River chromosome 1, AALO_Geno_1.1, whole genome shotgun sequence harbors:
- the lgi2b gene encoding leucine-rich repeat LGI family member 2b, with the translated sequence MLPGIIIRKSLWITFTLLSLSQPSLFKRVFKCPSGCTCSKDSIICVGSSIIPRTIPNDINSLSIVNGSFSEIKEAMFALMPSLQLLLLNSNSLSAIKDDAFSGLPHLEYLFIEGNQIETITKNALRGLRDVTHLSLASNNMKSLPKNLFFGLDSLIELDLRGNVFECDCQAKWLIDWLKQSNATVSDVYCAGPGDRKGMRLKDVPDQQKECLSTDFVLHQTLATPSMSADIFSYKEDIYVAMAVPNSDSCVIMEWDHIEINFRPFDTITGRSIVGCRSVVIDDQAFVIVSQLFDGSHIHKFEPQQNKFTKFQVVEASNISKPNDLEVFQIGDEWFFLVVDSSKAGLSTLYKWNDTGFYPYQFLHEWFRDTDAEFIDIDGKGHLILASRSQAPVIYQWNKSTQKFALLTDIPNMDDIVTVKSFHVNGDLYLAMACYIGDSKVLQWTGKQFVEVQAFPSRGAMVLQPFKFRDQHFLVLGSDYSFSLVYRWDEKNKHFIKFREVYVQWPRSFTALSTDQRDFLLATSFKGKTKVFEHVTVDNSL